Genomic DNA from Burkholderia plantarii:
AACGAGATGAGCGCGTCGAGCCGGGAGCAGAGCGACGGCATCGAGCAGATCAACCACGCCATCACGCAGATGGACCAGGTCACGCAGGAAAACGCGGCACTGGTCGAGGAAAGCGCGGCCGCCGCCCAGGCGCTGCGCAACCAGGCCGACGCGCTGACCGGCACCGTGGCCGCGTTCCGGCTCGACGGCGACGCGCGCCGCCCCGGCGCCGCGATGGCCCGCCCTTCACAACAGGCAGCCCTCATGCCGCTGCTCTCTCCGACCTGAGAGCCGGTTGATCAATCAGAGGTGACCGGCATCAGAGACGGAGACACGGCCCGCGCACGGGCCGATGACGTATGACGGAGCGTCGTGGCAAAGCAAGGCAGGCGCTCCGGCCGGATCGCCATCCGTTGGTACGCCCATTTCTGTCGAATTGGTTCGGGAATGGTCAGGGAAGGCGCGTGCCGGAGTCCGGATGACGAGATTCGATTAACCGATTCTGTCCATACAGGCACTCGTCATGTTCAGCCGATATCCCGAATACGCGACACCCGCCGGTTTTGTCCACACCGAGGTGCGAGACGCTTCGCAAAGCGCGAAGCCCTTGCTGATCGGCCGTTTCGTCGATGCGCACCGCCACGCCGGCTACCGCGTGGCCGACATCGATCCGCTCAGGCTCGCCCCGCCGCCCCACGTCCCCGAACTCGATCCGGGCTTTCACGGGCTCACGCCCGACGAGCCGCTCGACACGCCGCTGGTCGGCTTCGAGACGGCGCGCACCGTCGGCGAGCTGGAGCGGCAACTCAAGCATCGCTATTGCGGCGCGCTCGCGCTCGATTGCAGCGGCGTGCGCGATGAAACGCGACGACGCTGGCTGTTCGGCCGGCTCGAGTCCGGCGAGGCGAACCGCGCGCCGGCGCCCGAGCGGCGGCACGCCGTGCTGGCCCAGCTGCTCGCGGCCGAAACCTGGGAGCGCACCGTGGCCGGGCGCTTCGCCGGCGCGAAGCGCTTCTCGCTCGAAGGCTGCGAGAGCCTGATCCCGCTGCTCGGCGCCGTGATCGACACCGCCGGCCGCCATGGCGTCAGCCGGCTGTTCCTCGGCCTGCCGCATCGCGGCAGGCTCAACGCGCTCGTCAACGTGATGGGCGTGAGCGCGACGGAGATCCTGGCCCGGCTCGACCCCGACTCGACGCTCGCCGCGACGCAGGCCGACCTGCCCTACCACCTCGGCGGCGTCGCCCGCCGGCCCACGCCGCACGGCGAGATCACGGTGCAGCTGGCGCACAACCCGTCGCATCTGCAAAGCGTCTACCCGGTGGTGGTCGGCATGGCGCGCGCCCATCAGGACGCGCACGGCGAGGCCGCCTGCCTGCCGGTGGTGGTGCATGGCGATGCCGCGTTCGCCGGCCAGGGCGTCGTGAGCGAGACGCTCAACCTGGCGCGCAACGCCGGTTATTCGCCGGCCGGCACCCTGCATGTGATCGTCAACAACCAGATCGGCTTCACCACGCCGAACCGCATGGACGCCGAGGCGCACGCCTATTGCACCGACGTGGCGCGCGGCGTCGACGCGCCGGTGGTGCGCGTCAACGCCGACCGGCCGGACGAGGTGCTGCACGCCGTGGCGATCGCGTTCGACTACCGGATGACCTTCCACGCCGACATCGTGATCGACCTGATCGGCTATCGCCGCCTCGGCCATTCCGAGCACGACATCCCCGCGCTCACGCAGCCGGTGCTGCAGGCCGCGATCGGCGCGCATCCGGGCGTGGTCGAGCTGTATCACGCCTCGCTCGACGGCGTGGCGCCGCTCGACGCGCTGCGCGAGGCGGCCGCGCAGGCGCTGCTGCGCGAAGGCGACGACGAGGCACCGCCTTCGGCCGATCCCGCCGCCCACGCCGCCGCGCGGCCGCTGCACGCGCTGTCGCCCGCGCGGCTGCGCGCGCTGACCGATGCGCTCACGCGCGTGCCGCCCGGCGCGCGCATCCACGAGTTCGTCGCCCGGCTGATCGGGCGCTGGCGCGAGACGGCCGCCGGCGACGCAAACCAGGTGGACTGGAGCTTCGCCGAGAACCTGGCCTACGCGTCGCTGCTCGACGACGGCTTCGGGGTCCGGCTCTCGGGCATGGACGTCGGGCGCGGTACCTTCATGCACCGGCAGGCCGTGTGGCATCTGCAGGACGGCGGCGCCAACGCCGGCGAACTGCACACGCCGCTCACCGCGATCGCCGCGCATCAGGGCAGGTTCGACATCGTCAATTCGCCGCTGACCGAGGAAGCCGTGCTCGGCTTCGAGTACGGCTACAGCGTCGCGGCGCGCGACGCGCTGACGATCTGGGAAGCGCAGTTCGGCGATTTCGTGAACGGCGCGCAGGTGTTCGTCGATCAGTACATCGCGGCCGGCGAGCAGAAGTGGGGCTACCGATCGCGGCTGACGGTGCTGCTGCCGCACGGACACGAGGGCGTCGGTCCCGAGCATTCGAACGGCTATCTCGGCCGCTTCCTGCAACTGTGCGCGGACGACAACCTGCGCGTGGTGTGCCCGTCCACCTCGGCGCAGTGGTTCCACCTGCTGCGCGGGCAGGCGGCGGCGCGGCAGCCGAAGCCGCTCGTCGTGATGTCGCCGAAATCGCAGCTGTACGGCAACGCGCGTTCGCACTCGACCGTGGCCGATCTGCTCGACGGCACGTTCGCCACCGTGATTCCGGACGCGTCGGTGGTCGATCCGGCATGCGTGAGGAAGGTCGTGCTGTCGAGCGGCAAGTTGCATTACGCGCTGCGGGAAGCCCGTGACGCGGCCGGCGATGCCGGCGTCGCGCTGGTGCGTGTCGAACAGCTCTATCCGTTCCCGCAGCTGGAGCTGGCCTGCGCGCTCGCCGCGTTCGGCAACCTGGAGACGGTCGTCTGGGCGCAGGAGGAGGACGTGAACCAGGGAGCGTGGCGGTTCGTGCGCGACGAGCTGGAAGCGGTGCTGCCGGCGGGCTGCCGCCTGAGCGCGGTGTGCCGGACGCTGACGGCGGCGGGCGCGCACTCCTCCGTGCGTGCGCATCAGGCCGAGCAGCAGCGGCTGGTGGCGCAGGCGCTCGGGCCTCGCGAGGCCGTGATCGGGACCGACGCGGCGCCGACCGTTGCCGGAGCCGCCGAGCCTGCCGTGGAAGCCGCCGTCCACGATTGACGCGCGCCACGCGCGTGGTCTGAAGGCTGCCCCGTGACGCGTCATGAGCCGTCACGGGGCGTCACGCTACCGGCGCCGGCGTCCGCCCTCACTCGTATCCCGCCGCGTTGTCACGGTGCATCAGCGCGACCGAGCGGCTCGTCTGCTTCAGCAGCAAGCGCGGCGCGAGCCGGCTGCCGAGCTTCAGCACGTTCGCGAGGCCGGGCCGGATCTCCAGCACGTCGCGGCGCAGCCCCGCGAGCGCGCGGTCGGCCAGCGTCGCCACCGGCATCGGCTTGACGCCGGCGGTTTCCTCGGTCGAGAAGTCGCCATGGAACAGCGGCGTGTCGGTGCCCGGCGGCGCCAGTTCGAACACCCGGATCGCCGTGTTCGACAGTTGCGCGCGCAACGACAGCGTGAACGCGTGGACCGCCGCCTTGCTCGCGCTGTAGACGGGCGAGATCGGCATCGGCACGAACGCGAGTCCCGACGAAACGTTGACGATCGCCGCGTTCGGCCGCCGCTTCAGGTGCGCGATGAACTGCAGCGACATCCAGATCGTGCCGTTCAGGTTGGTCTGCACCTCGCGCGTCACGTCGGCCAGGTCGAAGCCGGGCCGCTGCAGGTCGAGCTTGCGCATGATGCCGGCGCAGTTGATCAGCTGGTTGGTGGCGGGAAATGCCTGCAGCACCTGCTCGTGCAGCCGTCGCACCTGGTCGGGGTCGCCGACGTCGGCGCGCAGCGCCGCAAGCCCCGGCAGCCGCTCGCGCAGCGCCGCGAGCGCGGCCTCGTCGCGCCCCGCCACGATCACGCGGTTGTCGAGCGCATGCAGGCGCTCGGCCAGCGCGAGGCCGATGCCCGAGGTGCCGCCGGTGATCAGGATCGTGTTGCCGGAAAGCTTCATGATGGGGTTCCGTCGGGAAGGTCGCGCGTCCGGCTCACAGGTACATGCAGGGCGAGAAGCAGGTCACGCTCGGCGAGCGGACGTTTAGGTATGCCGAGCAACACGCGCTGGTAGTGAGCCTGGAGCTGCCGCTGCTGGGCGGTGTCACGCGCGCGAGCCGCAGCGCGCCGTATCTCGGCTTCATCCTCGAGTTCGACCTGCGCATCATGCGCCATGTGATCGACACGCTGCGGCTGCCGGTGCCGCGCGGCGGCGAGG
This window encodes:
- a CDS encoding 2-oxoglutarate dehydrogenase E1 component, producing the protein MFSRYPEYATPAGFVHTEVRDASQSAKPLLIGRFVDAHRHAGYRVADIDPLRLAPPPHVPELDPGFHGLTPDEPLDTPLVGFETARTVGELERQLKHRYCGALALDCSGVRDETRRRWLFGRLESGEANRAPAPERRHAVLAQLLAAETWERTVAGRFAGAKRFSLEGCESLIPLLGAVIDTAGRHGVSRLFLGLPHRGRLNALVNVMGVSATEILARLDPDSTLAATQADLPYHLGGVARRPTPHGEITVQLAHNPSHLQSVYPVVVGMARAHQDAHGEAACLPVVVHGDAAFAGQGVVSETLNLARNAGYSPAGTLHVIVNNQIGFTTPNRMDAEAHAYCTDVARGVDAPVVRVNADRPDEVLHAVAIAFDYRMTFHADIVIDLIGYRRLGHSEHDIPALTQPVLQAAIGAHPGVVELYHASLDGVAPLDALREAAAQALLREGDDEAPPSADPAAHAAARPLHALSPARLRALTDALTRVPPGARIHEFVARLIGRWRETAAGDANQVDWSFAENLAYASLLDDGFGVRLSGMDVGRGTFMHRQAVWHLQDGGANAGELHTPLTAIAAHQGRFDIVNSPLTEEAVLGFEYGYSVAARDALTIWEAQFGDFVNGAQVFVDQYIAAGEQKWGYRSRLTVLLPHGHEGVGPEHSNGYLGRFLQLCADDNLRVVCPSTSAQWFHLLRGQAAARQPKPLVVMSPKSQLYGNARSHSTVADLLDGTFATVIPDASVVDPACVRKVVLSSGKLHYALREARDAAGDAGVALVRVEQLYPFPQLELACALAAFGNLETVVWAQEEDVNQGAWRFVRDELEAVLPAGCRLSAVCRTLTAAGAHSSVRAHQAEQQRLVAQALGPREAVIGTDAAPTVAGAAEPAVEAAVHD
- a CDS encoding SDR family oxidoreductase; the encoded protein is MKLSGNTILITGGTSGIGLALAERLHALDNRVIVAGRDEAALAALRERLPGLAALRADVGDPDQVRRLHEQVLQAFPATNQLINCAGIMRKLDLQRPGFDLADVTREVQTNLNGTIWMSLQFIAHLKRRPNAAIVNVSSGLAFVPMPISPVYSASKAAVHAFTLSLRAQLSNTAIRVFELAPPGTDTPLFHGDFSTEETAGVKPMPVATLADRALAGLRRDVLEIRPGLANVLKLGSRLAPRLLLKQTSRSVALMHRDNAAGYE